The window CCCACCAGGCCAACATGCGCATCACCGATGCCATGATCAAGGCGCTGAAGCTGCCCGAATCGGTGCCCGTCGCACGCGACATCACCGAGACCGGCAACACCTCCGCGGCCTCCATCCCGCTGGCGATGGAACGCATGCTGGAAAGCGGTGAGGCCCGCAGCGGGGACCTCGCGCTGATCATCGGGTTCGGGGCGGGTCTGGTCTACGCGGCAGCAGTCGTTACGCTCCCCTAGGCAACTTTCGCCCCAACCCATCCACAAGCCTGCGTCCGTCCGCCGGGCGGCGCATTCAACACCGAAGAGGAGCAGCCAGTATGGCTACCAAGGACGAGGTCCTGGAAGGTCTCGCTGAGATCGTCAACGAGATCGCCGGCATCCCGACCGAGGACGTCGAGGTCGACAAGTCCTTCACCGATGACCTGGACGTCGACTCGCTCTCCATGGTCGAGGTCGTCGTGGCCGCCGAGGAGCGCTTCGACGTGAAGATCCCGGACGACGAGGTCAAGAACCTGAAGACCGTCGGCGACGCGGTGGACTACATCCTCGCCAACGCCTGAGCGTTCGACTCGTTCGACGCCTGACGTCGGCCGCCTCCAGCAGGCGGCCGACACGCCGGCCGGGACGCCCCACCGGGCGCCCGGCCGGGCCATCCACGGCTCGCCGCCGCCCCCCGCACAAACGTGAGAGAAGAAGATCCAGTGACCGCTGAAAACCGTACCGTGGTCGTCACGGGTATCGGCGCCTTCACGCCGCTGGGCGGCGACGCCGCCACCACCTGGGAGAACCTGGTCGCCGGGCGCTCCGGAGTGGCTGCCCTGACCGAGGAGTGGGCCACCGAGCTGCCCGTCCGGATCGCCGCGCGCACCGCGGTCGAGCCGGGCGAGGTCCTCCCCCGTCCGCTGGCCCGCCGGCTGGACCGCTCGGCGCAGTTCGCGCTGATCGCGGCCCGCGAGGCGTGGGCCGACGCCGGCTACGAGACGCCGGCCACCGACGAGTCCTCCAAGCTCGCGCCGGAGCGCCTGGGCGCCGTGATCGCCTCGGGCATCGGCGGTGTCACCACCCTGCTCGACCAGTACGACGTGCTGAAGGACAAGGGCGCCCGCAAGGTCTCCCCGCACACCGTGCCGATGCTGATGCCGAACTCCCCGGCGGCCAACGTCGGCCTGGAGGTCGGCGCCCGGGCCGGTGTGCACACCCCCGTCTCCGCCTGCGCCTCCGGCGCCGAGGCGATCGGCTACGCGATCGAGATGATCCGCAGCGGCCGCGCCGACGTCGTGGTGGCCGGTGGTACCGAGGCCGCGATCCACCCGCTGCCGATCGCCGCGTTCGCCAACATGATGGCGATGTCCAAGAACAACGACGACCCCGAGGGCGCCTCCCGCCCGTACGACAAGGGCCGCGACGGCTTCGTGCTCGGCGAGGGCGCGGGCGTGGTCGTGCTGGAGTCGGTCGAGCACGCCGAGGCCCGCGGCGCCCGGATCTACTGCGAGGCGGTGGGTCAGGGCCTCTCCTCGGACGCCCACCACATCGCCCAGCCCGAGCCCACCGGTGCCGGTGTGGCCCGTGCGCTGGCCGACCTGTTCGAGCGCAACCCGCTCGACAAGGCCGAGATCGTGCACGTCAACGCGCACGCCACCTCGACCCCGCAGGGCGACACGGCCGAGCTGAAGGCGCTGCGCAAGGAGCTCGGCGAGCACCTCGACCACATCGCCGTCTCGGCGACCAAGTCGATGACCGGCCACCTGCTGGGCGGCGCCGGCGGCATCGAGACCGTCGCCACCGTACTGGCCCTGTACAACCGGATCGCCCCGCCGACCATCAACGTCGGCGAGCTGGACGACGACGTGGACGCGGACATCGTCCGGGACGAGCCGCGCAAGCTGCCCGAGGGCCGGATCGCCGCGCTGAACAACTCGTTCGGCTTCGGCGGCCACAACGTGGTGCTGGCCTTCCGCACCGTCTGAGGCCCGCTCCGACGCCCATGACGAAGGGGCCGGCGCTCGTGACGAGCGCCGGCCCCTTCGTCATGGTCCGGGCCGGACGGCTCCGGCCCGGACCACCTGGCTCGGACCATCTGGCTCAGAGCACCTGCCTCAGACCACCTGGTGCAGCCAGCGCACCGGGGCGCCCTCGCCGGCGTAGCGGAAGGGCTCCAGTTCGTCGTCCCAGGGCTTGCCGAGCAGCCGGGCGATCTCCGCCTCCAGGTCGGCCCCCTCGCTGCGGGCCCGCAGCAGGACGGCGCGGAGCCGGTCCTCGGGGATCAGGATGTCGCCGTGGATGCCCGTGACGGCGTGGAAGATGCCGAGCGCGGGTGTGCTGCTGTACCGCTCGCCCTCCGCCGTGGCGCAGGGCTCGCTGGTGACTTCGTACCGCATCAACTGCCAGCCGCGCAGCGCGGAGGCGAGCTTCGAGGCCGTACCGGTCTCTCCCTGCCAGGAGAGCTCGGCCCGCCAGTGCCCGGGCGCGGCCGGCTGGCGGATCCAGTCCAGACTCACCCGCACACCGAGCACCCCCGCGACGGCCCACTCGACGTGCGGGCACAGCGCGCGGGGCGCGGAGTGGACGTACAGGACTCCACGTGTCGTCACCGGGACCTCCAGGCTGTGGACGAGGGTCGCCTTCCCCAGCTGCCTCGCGTTCGCGCCTGTAGTTGATCCACAGTTACCCACGTTAGCCGACATTAAGCCACTAAATTGAGCAAAACGGACAGGCTTTCGCTCAATGCTAATCGAATCCCCAAGGAGGTCCACCCCTCGGTGGGATCTCTCCCCCGAACGGCCCCATCGTCAGGCGGGACCACCGTACCGCGCCGTCCCGCACCATGACTGACGCACTTTCGGATCGGGCCGGAATGCGGTAGTGCGGCCCGCTTCCCTGCGCCCGGTACGCAAACCGCCCCGCGCCCGGGGAGGGCGGCGGGGCGGTCGACGGGCCGATCCGGCGTCAGCCGTTCAGGCGGACCACCATCTTGCCGGTGTTGGCGCCGCGCAGCAGGTCCAGGAAGGCCTCCGCGGTGTTCTCGAAGCCGTCCACCACGGTCTGCTCCTCGCGCAGCTTCCCCTCCCGCAGCCAGCCGCCGACCTCGGCGACGAACTGCGGCTGGAGGGCCGCGTGGTCGCGCACCAGCATGCCCTCCAGGCGCAGCCGCTTGCCGATCGCCTGCGCCAGGTTGCGCGGGCCCGCCGGGGCGGTGGTGTCGTTGTACTGGGCGATCGCGCCGCAGAGCACCGCGCGGCCGTGCACGCCGAGCGCGCCGATCGCGGCCTCCAGGTGGTCGCCGCCGACGTTGTCGAAGTAGAGGTCGATGCCCTCCGGGGCGGCCTTGGCGAGCTGCTCGTGAACCGG of the Kitasatospora sp. NBC_01246 genome contains:
- a CDS encoding acyl carrier protein encodes the protein MATKDEVLEGLAEIVNEIAGIPTEDVEVDKSFTDDLDVDSLSMVEVVVAAEERFDVKIPDDEVKNLKTVGDAVDYILANA
- the fabF gene encoding beta-ketoacyl-ACP synthase II → MTAENRTVVVTGIGAFTPLGGDAATTWENLVAGRSGVAALTEEWATELPVRIAARTAVEPGEVLPRPLARRLDRSAQFALIAAREAWADAGYETPATDESSKLAPERLGAVIASGIGGVTTLLDQYDVLKDKGARKVSPHTVPMLMPNSPAANVGLEVGARAGVHTPVSACASGAEAIGYAIEMIRSGRADVVVAGGTEAAIHPLPIAAFANMMAMSKNNDDPEGASRPYDKGRDGFVLGEGAGVVVLESVEHAEARGARIYCEAVGQGLSSDAHHIAQPEPTGAGVARALADLFERNPLDKAEIVHVNAHATSTPQGDTAELKALRKELGEHLDHIAVSATKSMTGHLLGGAGGIETVATVLALYNRIAPPTINVGELDDDVDADIVRDEPRKLPEGRIAALNNSFGFGGHNVVLAFRTV
- a CDS encoding DUF3145 domain-containing protein, whose product is MTTRGVLYVHSAPRALCPHVEWAVAGVLGVRVSLDWIRQPAAPGHWRAELSWQGETGTASKLASALRGWQLMRYEVTSEPCATAEGERYSSTPALGIFHAVTGIHGDILIPEDRLRAVLLRARSEGADLEAEIARLLGKPWDDELEPFRYAGEGAPVRWLHQVV